A part of Abyssibacter profundi genomic DNA contains:
- a CDS encoding bile acid:sodium symporter family protein, whose product MDLFDAYVRHEYAFAATQLVLAMLGMGATLTVGDFREVARAPRSVSIGLVLQLIGVPLVAAAFVAWGGLGVGVAIGLALCAAIPGGTVSNIFTYFARGHIALSISLTAVATLACLVTTPIVLGLLIAHHMPEDFSMPAGRIAIEIGLCLLLPLVLGMLVLRAFPAQAGRFSKLCIRGSLLTIGLIVVGAAGAGRLDIEAFGLSNLGITAGFIAVVTLLGWLVPRMLAVPTADRAAIGIELTVRNTNLGLLIKASLFPAVVGVSDPVGDQVLFTVLLYGALMLLIGGVQIGGFRRRVRAEHNPTNAPRQSG is encoded by the coding sequence ATGGACTTGTTTGATGCCTACGTGCGTCATGAATACGCTTTTGCCGCCACCCAGCTGGTGCTTGCCATGCTTGGCATGGGCGCCACGCTCACCGTCGGCGATTTCCGTGAGGTGGCACGCGCCCCCCGTAGCGTCTCAATCGGGCTGGTCCTACAGTTAATCGGTGTCCCCCTCGTGGCGGCGGCATTTGTGGCCTGGGGCGGTCTCGGAGTGGGCGTGGCCATCGGCCTGGCGCTGTGCGCTGCCATCCCCGGTGGGACGGTGTCCAACATCTTCACGTACTTCGCACGTGGACATATCGCCTTATCCATCTCGCTGACCGCCGTGGCCACACTGGCCTGCCTGGTCACGACGCCGATCGTACTGGGGCTGTTGATTGCGCATCACATGCCGGAGGATTTCAGCATGCCGGCCGGGCGGATAGCGATCGAAATCGGTCTCTGTCTGTTGTTGCCACTGGTCCTCGGCATGCTGGTGCTCAGGGCCTTTCCTGCCCAGGCGGGCCGATTCTCCAAACTCTGTATTCGCGGCTCACTGCTGACCATCGGCTTGATCGTGGTCGGTGCCGCCGGGGCCGGTCGCCTGGACATCGAAGCCTTTGGGCTCTCCAACCTCGGTATTACCGCCGGCTTCATCGCAGTGGTCACACTGCTGGGCTGGCTGGTCCCACGGATGCTCGCCGTGCCCACAGCCGACCGGGCTGCGATTGGCATCGAACTCACGGTTCGAAATACCAATCTGGGCCTGCTGATCAAGGCCAGCCTGTTTCCGGCCGTGGTGGGGGTTAGCGACCCTGTCGGGGACCAGGTGCTGTTCACCGTGCTGCTCTACGGCGCTTTGATGTTGCTCATCGGCGGCGTTCAGATCGGCGGCTTCCGCCGCCGCGTCCGCGCTGAACACAACCCAACGAATGCACCCCGCCAATCAGGCTGA
- a CDS encoding alpha/beta fold hydrolase, with protein MHSAQPSPLGTPTDNPASGRSEPPEQFARVGSLDLAYQRFGDPGAPAVLLVMGLGSQYVLWPTALCHALVDAGYQVIRFDNRDVGRSTRLDGIQAPNIPATVIRRRLGMQVQVPYQIADMAEDAVGLLDSLGLARAHVVGASMGGMIAQVMAANFPARVASAALIMTTTGHRKLKQPSLALQRRLMRKRPKAIEEIIDQGVETYRLIGSPGFEQTDAEIRAKITRQANRGISPGGTIRQLAAIIGSPHRGRLVRQIKQPTLVLHGRADPLVPVEAAYDLKDKIPHARLDVIDGWGHDFPNVLVPRIADTLIQHLPPG; from the coding sequence ATGCACTCAGCTCAACCCTCTCCGCTCGGCACGCCGACCGACAACCCAGCGTCAGGCCGTTCGGAGCCGCCGGAACAGTTCGCCCGAGTCGGTTCACTGGATCTGGCCTATCAGCGATTCGGAGACCCTGGCGCCCCCGCGGTGCTCCTGGTCATGGGATTGGGTTCGCAGTACGTGCTCTGGCCGACGGCGCTTTGTCACGCTCTGGTTGACGCCGGCTATCAGGTCATTCGTTTCGACAATCGCGACGTCGGCCGTTCGACGCGTTTGGATGGCATCCAGGCGCCCAACATACCGGCCACGGTCATCAGACGGCGCCTGGGCATGCAGGTGCAGGTGCCCTATCAAATCGCCGACATGGCGGAGGATGCGGTGGGTCTGTTGGACAGCCTGGGGCTGGCCCGGGCCCATGTTGTCGGTGCCTCAATGGGCGGCATGATCGCCCAGGTCATGGCAGCCAACTTTCCTGCCCGGGTCGCGAGCGCGGCGCTCATCATGACCACCACCGGCCACCGGAAGCTCAAGCAGCCCAGCCTGGCGCTGCAACGACGGTTGATGCGCAAACGTCCCAAGGCCATCGAAGAAATCATCGATCAGGGCGTGGAGACTTATCGACTCATTGGCAGTCCCGGATTCGAACAAACGGATGCCGAAATACGGGCCAAGATTACCCGGCAAGCCAACCGAGGGATCAGCCCCGGCGGCACCATCCGCCAGCTTGCGGCCATCATCGGCTCCCCCCATCGCGGTCGGTTGGTGCGTCAGATCAAGCAACCGACGCTTGTTCTCCACGGTCGGGCCGACCCGCTCGTGCCGGTCGAGGCAGCCTATGACCTCAAGGACAAGATCCCGCACGCCCGCCTGGACGTGATAGACGGTTGGGGGCATGACTTTCCGAATGTGCTGGTTCCTCGCATTGCCGATACGTTGATCCAGCACCTGCCCCCGGGTTGA
- a CDS encoding NADP-dependent oxidoreductase, protein MTETNRQYLLKSRPAGMVGAEHFEFTESPAPAPGEGELLVRNLFISLDPAMRGWLNEGKSYVPPVGIGEVMRAMSVARVVASNHPKFAEGDVVSGIFGVQDYAVSDGKGVVKVDPNLAPLPRYLGTLGMPGMTAYFGLLDIGKPEAGQTVVVSGATGAVGQVVGQVAKIKGCRVVGIAGGPEKCRHAVDSLGYDACIDYKSEDVKKALRTHCPDGVDVYFDNVGGEILDAVLTRLAMHARIVICGAISQYNSTAVEGPKNYMSLLVNRASMTGMVVFDYAKRYGEAVNDLATWLGNGDMVSQEHVIDGLDQFPDALLKLFSGENFGKLVLKVAD, encoded by the coding sequence ATGACTGAAACCAATCGGCAATATCTGCTGAAGTCGCGCCCTGCTGGCATGGTGGGCGCTGAACATTTCGAGTTCACGGAATCACCGGCGCCCGCTCCCGGTGAAGGCGAACTGTTGGTTCGTAACCTGTTTATTTCGCTGGATCCCGCCATGCGCGGCTGGCTCAACGAGGGCAAGTCGTACGTGCCACCGGTTGGAATTGGCGAGGTAATGCGCGCGATGTCCGTGGCCCGAGTGGTGGCTTCCAACCATCCGAAATTCGCCGAGGGCGATGTGGTCTCCGGCATTTTCGGCGTGCAGGACTATGCCGTGAGTGATGGCAAGGGCGTCGTCAAGGTGGACCCCAACCTGGCGCCTCTGCCCCGCTATCTAGGTACGCTGGGCATGCCCGGCATGACGGCCTACTTCGGTCTGCTCGACATCGGCAAGCCCGAGGCGGGACAAACCGTTGTGGTCTCCGGCGCGACGGGCGCTGTCGGTCAGGTTGTCGGCCAGGTCGCCAAGATCAAGGGATGCCGTGTCGTCGGGATCGCCGGCGGCCCTGAGAAATGCCGCCATGCGGTGGACTCGTTGGGCTACGACGCCTGCATCGACTACAAGAGCGAAGACGTGAAGAAGGCACTGCGCACCCACTGCCCAGATGGGGTGGATGTGTACTTCGATAACGTTGGCGGCGAGATTCTCGATGCAGTGCTCACCCGCCTGGCCATGCATGCCCGCATCGTGATTTGCGGCGCGATCTCTCAGTACAACAGCACCGCGGTTGAGGGACCGAAGAACTACATGTCACTGCTGGTCAATCGAGCCTCCATGACCGGCATGGTGGTGTTCGACTATGCCAAGCGCTACGGAGAGGCCGTGAACGACCTCGCGACATGGCTGGGCAACGGTGACATGGTCAGTCAAGAGCATGTCATTGACGGGCTGGACCAGTTCCCGGATGCCCTGCTGAAGCTGTTCTCCGGCGAAAACTTCGGCAAGCTGGTACTCAAGGTCGCGGATTGA
- a CDS encoding acyl-CoA dehydrogenase family protein, protein MFEHSDKTKDLIARVKAFMDEHIYPNEHRYHEEVNAGDDRWQPTQVVEEMKAKAKAAGLWNLFLPESEHGAGLTNLEYAPLCEEMGKVFWAPEVFNCSAPDTGNMEVFARYASPELQERWLKPLLAGEIRSCFAMTEPDVASSDATNIQSSIVRDGDEYVINGRKWWTTGAPDPRCKVMIFMGKTDPDNENRHKQQSMIVIPMDTPGITMKRHLPVFGYDDAPHGHAEFEFKNVRVPADHILLGEGRGFEIAQGRLGPGRIHHCMRAIGAAERALEKMCQRTTQRVAFGKPIAAQGVTRQRIADARIMIDQARFLTLNAAHMMDTVGNKIAAKQIAMIKVAAPAMACQVLDWAIQAHGAGGVSEDYGLAYAYAQLRTLKLADGPDEVHRNAIAKMELAKHMNISR, encoded by the coding sequence ATGTTTGAGCATTCGGACAAGACCAAAGACCTGATCGCCCGCGTCAAGGCGTTCATGGACGAACACATTTATCCCAATGAGCATCGCTACCACGAGGAAGTGAATGCCGGTGATGATCGTTGGCAACCCACGCAAGTCGTGGAGGAAATGAAGGCCAAGGCCAAGGCGGCTGGTCTCTGGAATCTGTTCTTGCCGGAGTCAGAACACGGCGCCGGGTTGACCAACCTCGAATACGCACCGCTGTGCGAAGAAATGGGCAAGGTGTTCTGGGCCCCCGAGGTGTTCAACTGCTCTGCCCCGGACACGGGCAACATGGAGGTCTTTGCCCGCTATGCCTCTCCAGAACTGCAGGAACGCTGGCTCAAGCCCTTACTGGCCGGCGAGATCCGCTCCTGCTTTGCGATGACCGAACCGGATGTCGCCTCATCCGATGCCACCAACATCCAGTCTTCCATCGTCCGCGATGGCGACGAGTACGTCATTAACGGGCGCAAGTGGTGGACCACCGGTGCGCCGGATCCACGCTGCAAAGTCATGATCTTCATGGGCAAGACAGATCCCGACAACGAGAACCGTCACAAGCAGCAATCCATGATCGTGATTCCGATGGACACCCCCGGAATCACCATGAAGCGCCACCTGCCGGTGTTTGGCTACGATGACGCCCCGCATGGCCATGCAGAGTTCGAGTTCAAGAATGTTCGCGTGCCGGCGGACCACATCCTGCTCGGCGAGGGGCGTGGGTTTGAAATCGCGCAGGGACGCTTGGGACCAGGCCGGATTCACCACTGCATGCGCGCCATCGGTGCGGCCGAACGTGCGCTGGAAAAAATGTGCCAGCGCACCACCCAGCGTGTGGCATTCGGAAAGCCCATCGCAGCCCAAGGCGTCACGCGCCAGCGCATTGCGGATGCCCGGATCATGATCGACCAAGCCCGGTTCCTGACGCTTAACGCGGCCCACATGATGGACACCGTTGGCAATAAGATCGCCGCCAAACAAATCGCAATGATCAAGGTTGCGGCCCCGGCCATGGCCTGCCAGGTCCTGGATTGGGCCATCCAGGCCCACGGCGCTGGTGGCGTGAGCGAGGACTATGGGCTGGCCTATGCCTATGCGCAGTTGCGCACGCTCAAACTCGCTGACGGCCCCGATGAGGTTCATCGCAATGCCATCGCCAAGATGGAGTTGGCCAAGCACATGAATATCTCACGATAA
- a CDS encoding phosphotransferase, whose protein sequence is MSDQKDFTGTMPVQERHQFDEASLATFLSSQIADFQTPLTVEQFKGGQSNPTYRLVTPNRNYVLRRKPPGKLLPSAHAVDREYRVITALADTDVPVAKTYCLCEDTDVIGTAFYVMDCVDGRVMWDPTLPGHEPADRAAIFDAMNATIAALHSVDVDAVGLTDYGKPGNYIERQIARWTKQYQASETETIDAMDRLIEWLPNNIPAGDEVSVVHGDYRLDNIMYHASEPRILAVLDWELSTLGHPLADFAYHCMTWHIPHGVFRGLAGINLAELGIPDEQSYVAKYCERTGRDPIDPNHWDFYIAYNMFRLAGILQGIMGRVKAGTASSKKAEAMGRGARPLAELGWMQVEKILAR, encoded by the coding sequence GTGAGCGATCAAAAAGACTTCACCGGGACCATGCCGGTGCAGGAGCGGCATCAGTTTGATGAAGCATCCCTGGCCACATTCCTGAGCAGCCAGATCGCCGACTTCCAGACGCCGTTAACCGTCGAGCAGTTCAAGGGCGGACAGTCGAACCCGACGTACCGACTGGTCACACCCAATCGCAACTACGTGTTGCGGCGCAAACCCCCGGGCAAGCTTCTGCCATCCGCGCATGCGGTCGACCGGGAGTACCGCGTCATCACCGCCTTGGCGGACACCGATGTACCGGTGGCCAAGACCTACTGCCTGTGCGAAGACACGGATGTGATCGGGACGGCGTTTTACGTCATGGATTGCGTCGACGGTCGCGTGATGTGGGATCCCACCCTGCCCGGCCACGAGCCGGCAGACCGCGCGGCCATTTTCGACGCCATGAACGCCACCATCGCCGCGCTGCATTCCGTGGACGTCGATGCCGTGGGCCTCACCGATTACGGGAAGCCCGGCAACTATATCGAGCGCCAGATCGCCCGCTGGACCAAGCAGTACCAGGCATCCGAAACAGAGACCATCGACGCGATGGACCGCTTGATCGAATGGCTGCCGAACAATATCCCCGCAGGCGATGAGGTGTCGGTGGTCCATGGTGACTATCGCCTGGACAACATCATGTACCACGCCAGCGAACCGCGCATTCTGGCGGTGCTGGACTGGGAGCTATCGACCCTGGGGCATCCTCTGGCTGACTTTGCCTACCACTGCATGACCTGGCACATCCCGCATGGTGTGTTCCGTGGCCTGGCCGGCATCAACCTCGCCGAGCTGGGCATCCCGGACGAGCAAAGCTATGTGGCCAAGTACTGCGAGCGCACCGGACGCGACCCCATCGATCCGAATCACTGGGATTTTTATATCGCCTACAACATGTTCCGCCTGGCCGGGATTCTTCAGGGAATCATGGGTCGCGTGAAAGCGGGCACCGCCTCCAGCAAAAAGGCTGAAGCCATGGGACGCGGGGCGCGGCCATTGGCCGAACTGGGCTGGATGCAGGTCGAAAAAATTCTGGCGCGATAA
- a CDS encoding NADPH:quinone oxidoreductase family protein, translating to MKALLCKRHGPPESLEIDTLPDPTPGDWEVVIEVHGAAVNFPDTLIIQNLYQFKPDLPFSPGGECAGIVKAKGSKVGHLNIGDRVLAFTGWGGFAEQAVADSRAVVPMPEGLDFVTASAFVMTYATSYHALADRAAIQSGETLLVLGASGGVGIAAIEIGKALGARVIAAASTAEKLQVCQEHGADEVINYVDEDLKTRVRELTDGKGADVIYDPVGGAFSEAALRAIAWRGRFLVIGFANGEIPKIPLNLALLKGCNINGVFWGDYAKREPMNNMKDLRTLFGWLQEGKLRPHIAGTYSLAEAPQAIRALMDRQVSGKLVITPQEA from the coding sequence ATGAAAGCATTGCTCTGCAAGCGCCACGGTCCCCCCGAATCACTGGAGATCGACACCCTGCCCGACCCAACACCGGGCGACTGGGAGGTGGTCATCGAAGTCCACGGTGCGGCCGTGAACTTCCCTGACACACTGATCATCCAGAACCTGTACCAGTTCAAACCGGATCTGCCCTTCTCGCCCGGGGGCGAATGTGCCGGCATCGTCAAGGCCAAAGGCAGCAAGGTCGGTCATCTCAACATCGGTGATCGTGTGCTGGCCTTCACCGGCTGGGGTGGTTTCGCCGAGCAGGCGGTGGCGGATTCACGTGCAGTGGTTCCCATGCCGGAGGGGCTGGATTTCGTCACCGCATCGGCCTTCGTCATGACCTACGCCACGAGCTATCACGCATTGGCCGACCGCGCCGCAATCCAGTCGGGTGAAACCTTGCTGGTGCTGGGTGCCTCCGGTGGCGTGGGCATCGCGGCCATCGAGATCGGCAAGGCGCTGGGGGCTCGGGTGATCGCAGCGGCATCAACCGCCGAAAAGCTCCAGGTCTGTCAGGAGCATGGCGCCGACGAGGTCATCAACTATGTGGATGAAGACCTCAAAACGCGGGTCCGTGAACTCACTGACGGCAAAGGCGCCGACGTCATCTACGACCCGGTCGGAGGCGCATTCTCCGAAGCTGCCCTCCGGGCAATCGCCTGGCGCGGCCGATTCCTGGTCATCGGGTTTGCCAATGGCGAGATCCCGAAAATCCCGTTGAATCTCGCTTTGCTCAAGGGTTGCAACATCAACGGTGTGTTCTGGGGCGACTATGCCAAGCGCGAACCGATGAACAACATGAAGGACTTGCGCACCCTGTTCGGTTGGCTGCAGGAGGGCAAGCTGCGCCCGCATATTGCAGGCACGTACTCGCTGGCCGAAGCGCCCCAGGCCATCCGCGCGCTGATGGACCGTCAGGTGTCCGGAAAACTGGTCATCACCCCGCAGGAGGCCTGA
- a CDS encoding SDR family NAD(P)-dependent oxidoreductase, giving the protein MNELTGKVAVITGAGSGLGRELSLLCAQADMRLALADVDAQGLAETVALLPDGTEQFTRQVDVSKAEAVQALCDATYDNYGAAHLVFNNAGVAVSGPTWTSTLDDWNWVLGVNLMGVVHGVKSFVPRMLESGEPGHIVNTASLAGLSSVPGSSVYCVSKHGVVTLSECLHHELQAAGGAIGVSVLCPAFFKTGIADSERNRPAEYADANPQGEEYAKFVKAAIEAGRLSAADIAQVTMEAVRDGRFYILPHGGAVRQVETRMQDILEQRAPTNPLGTR; this is encoded by the coding sequence ATGAACGAGCTCACAGGAAAGGTCGCGGTCATCACGGGTGCCGGTAGCGGTTTGGGGCGCGAACTCAGTCTGCTCTGTGCCCAGGCCGACATGCGTTTGGCGCTGGCTGATGTGGATGCGCAGGGTCTGGCTGAAACCGTGGCTTTGCTGCCGGACGGCACGGAGCAATTCACCCGGCAGGTGGATGTATCCAAGGCCGAAGCCGTACAAGCCCTTTGTGACGCCACCTATGACAACTACGGAGCGGCCCACCTCGTGTTCAACAACGCGGGTGTGGCGGTGTCGGGTCCGACCTGGACCAGCACGCTGGATGACTGGAACTGGGTGCTGGGCGTCAACCTCATGGGCGTGGTTCATGGTGTCAAAAGCTTTGTGCCACGCATGCTCGAATCCGGCGAGCCCGGCCACATCGTCAACACCGCATCCCTGGCGGGCCTGAGTTCGGTTCCGGGCTCCAGTGTTTACTGCGTGAGCAAGCACGGTGTCGTCACGCTGTCGGAATGTCTGCACCACGAACTGCAGGCCGCGGGGGGTGCGATCGGCGTCTCGGTGCTCTGTCCGGCGTTTTTCAAGACCGGCATCGCCGACTCCGAACGCAATCGCCCGGCCGAATACGCCGATGCCAATCCGCAGGGCGAGGAGTACGCCAAGTTCGTCAAGGCCGCCATCGAAGCCGGGCGGTTGTCGGCTGCCGACATCGCCCAGGTGACCATGGAGGCGGTGCGCGATGGCCGCTTTTACATTCTGCCTCACGGTGGTGCCGTCCGGCAGGTCGAAACCCGGATGCAAGACATCTTGGAACAGCGAGCGCCGACCAACCCGCTTGGCACGCGATAA
- a CDS encoding SDR family oxidoreductase, whose protein sequence is MTPNEMFDLTGRVAVVTGASRGIGEAIAHALAGAGAHVIVSSRKIDGCEAVAAAIREAGGSAEALTCHIGDMDQIESFWNAVRDKHGKVHVLVNNAAANPYFGPTIDTPLDAFQKTLDVNVRGYFYMTVHASRMMIEQGGGSIINVASINGKNPGLLQGVYSITKAAVINMTESFAKELGTSKVRVNALLPGGTDTKFASALVKNDSIRETMLQHVPLKRIAAPDEMAGAVLYLASDAASYCTGTTLAVDGGYLIG, encoded by the coding sequence ATGACACCGAATGAAATGTTCGACCTCACCGGCCGCGTTGCGGTCGTCACGGGTGCCAGCCGAGGGATTGGCGAGGCGATTGCCCACGCCTTGGCCGGCGCGGGCGCACACGTCATCGTCTCCAGCCGCAAGATTGACGGCTGCGAGGCCGTTGCCGCGGCCATCCGGGAGGCTGGCGGCAGTGCCGAGGCCTTGACCTGCCATATCGGAGACATGGACCAGATTGAGTCCTTCTGGAACGCGGTGCGCGACAAGCACGGCAAGGTCCATGTCCTGGTCAACAATGCCGCGGCCAACCCTTACTTCGGCCCGACCATCGACACGCCGCTGGATGCGTTTCAGAAGACGCTCGACGTCAATGTCCGAGGCTACTTCTATATGACCGTTCACGCCTCGCGCATGATGATCGAACAAGGCGGCGGCAGCATCATCAACGTGGCGTCCATCAATGGTAAAAATCCGGGGCTGCTACAGGGCGTGTACTCGATCACCAAGGCTGCGGTCATCAATATGACCGAATCCTTCGCCAAGGAACTCGGCACGAGCAAGGTCCGCGTCAACGCGTTGCTTCCCGGTGGCACGGACACCAAGTTCGCCTCGGCGCTGGTCAAGAACGACAGCATCCGCGAGACCATGCTGCAGCATGTCCCGCTGAAGCGGATCGCAGCGCCAGACGAAATGGCCGGCGCCGTGCTCTACCTGGCCTCCGACGCTGCCAGCTACTGCACCGGCACCACGTTGGCCGTTGACGGCGGCTACCTCATCGGATGA
- a CDS encoding histidine phosphatase family protein: MAELLLVRHGQASFGAADYDKLSELGVEQSRALGRWWSSCQLQVDSLMAGTMRRHRETAEGAMIALPNPPELAIDGGFDEYDFQDVLLRYRPDFAEGGIMQRLVAEKSNPKQAFQELFSQATARWMGGRNDDEYEESWPQFRDRVVAALQRVLEDDSRRRTAVFTSGGPIGAAVQWVLGLDNEQMQSLNWVIANSSVTSIIYRPGQVSLSYFNNFAHLQQTSDRSFITYR; this comes from the coding sequence ATGGCCGAGTTACTACTCGTTCGGCACGGTCAGGCCTCATTCGGAGCCGCCGACTACGACAAGTTGTCTGAACTGGGGGTGGAGCAATCGCGGGCACTCGGGCGCTGGTGGTCGAGTTGCCAATTGCAGGTCGACAGCCTGATGGCCGGGACCATGCGACGCCACCGGGAGACCGCCGAAGGCGCGATGATCGCGCTGCCCAACCCACCTGAACTGGCCATCGACGGTGGCTTCGACGAATACGATTTTCAGGATGTGCTGCTTCGCTATCGGCCGGATTTTGCCGAGGGCGGCATCATGCAGCGGCTGGTGGCCGAGAAATCCAATCCCAAACAGGCCTTTCAGGAACTGTTCAGCCAGGCGACCGCCCGGTGGATGGGGGGACGCAACGACGACGAGTATGAGGAATCCTGGCCGCAGTTCCGCGATCGGGTCGTCGCGGCGCTACAGCGTGTACTCGAAGATGACAGCCGGCGTCGTACCGCCGTGTTCACCTCCGGCGGCCCCATCGGTGCGGCGGTGCAATGGGTGCTCGGACTGGACAATGAACAAATGCAAAGCCTGAACTGGGTAATCGCCAACAGCAGCGTGACCAGCATCATCTACCGCCCGGGTCAGGTTAGCCTCAGTTATTTCAATAATTTCGCACACTTGCAGCAGACAAGTGATCGTTCGTTCATCACCTATCGATAG
- a CDS encoding LysR family transcriptional regulator encodes MNLRQLDLNLLVVLDAIYSEGGITAAARRLHLTQPAVTHALNRLRQHFGDPLFVREGRQMLPTPMARNLIRPLKRSLRSIEIMLHEVDRFEPATTPRRFSLGVRDVLESVLLPPLMRSITKAAPLVDLEAVQTVRRTLASDLDSGELDAAIDVLLPLPDSIHRQRIVFDRFVVVARKGHPDVGKRLSLATYLAQDHVLATVRRTGGGMEDVSLAQLGQTRRIRLRCQHYFAACRVVSETNLILTMPENYARVANAGLDNQVLPAPVDMTPLDGYLYWHRNVENDPANRWFREQVLGALPGVQDTGHHQNRG; translated from the coding sequence ATGAATTTAAGGCAGCTTGATTTAAATCTGCTCGTGGTTCTGGACGCCATTTATTCCGAGGGGGGCATTACCGCGGCAGCCCGACGCCTGCACCTGACCCAGCCGGCGGTCACCCACGCGCTCAACCGCCTGCGTCAGCACTTCGGTGATCCGCTGTTTGTGCGGGAAGGCCGCCAGATGCTGCCCACTCCAATGGCCAGAAACCTGATCCGTCCGCTCAAGCGGTCGCTACGAAGCATCGAGATCATGTTGCATGAGGTCGATCGTTTTGAACCGGCGACGACGCCACGGCGATTCAGCCTGGGGGTGCGCGACGTTTTGGAGTCGGTGCTGTTGCCGCCGCTGATGCGTTCCATTACCAAGGCGGCGCCCCTGGTGGATCTGGAGGCGGTCCAAACGGTGCGACGCACGTTGGCCAGTGATCTCGATAGCGGCGAGTTGGATGCCGCCATTGATGTTCTGCTGCCCTTGCCGGATAGCATTCATCGTCAGCGCATTGTGTTTGACCGATTTGTTGTGGTCGCGCGCAAGGGCCATCCGGACGTGGGAAAACGACTGTCACTGGCCACTTATCTGGCGCAGGACCATGTGCTGGCGACGGTGAGGCGAACCGGCGGAGGGATGGAAGATGTGAGCCTGGCTCAGCTCGGCCAGACTCGTCGAATACGCCTGCGCTGCCAGCACTACTTCGCCGCATGCCGTGTGGTCAGCGAGACGAATCTGATCCTGACCATGCCGGAAAACTACGCCCGGGTGGCCAATGCCGGGCTCGACAACCAGGTGTTGCCGGCCCCGGTCGACATGACGCCCCTTGATGGCTACCTCTATTGGCACCGCAACGTTGAGAACGACCCGGCCAATCGCTGGTTTCGTGAACAGGTGCTGGGCGCACTGCCGGGCGTGCAGGACACCGGCCATCATCAGAATCGCGGATAA
- a CDS encoding radical SAM protein: protein MNVVLKLSKLCNLRCTYCYEYEHLANPARMPITGLAHFFRSLAEWLDTQEQRVRIEVALHGGEPLLLPVDYLTQVMTSQAPLRNAGHPVRNTVQSNLYRMRRETLRFLETFDVGLGVSIDVHGQARVDASGRCAEAVVDRHLRDLLDSGLADRIDLGGISVLHAGNVDQAVATYQYFAELGLNYRILPIFSMQTPEPRMRSLMLPPARIVEAFRAVLQARLADGAGGIRIEPLEEYLQTAGLRQQGERRPPVSDKLPWSLIVDTQGDAYLHADAYSPGARLGNVFSDAFSDIMGSSAYAQALRQQHQRTRLCEPCPWGAQCTRLPMAQALFSERTLGADGQGRCAVARPFLQTLDDWLGQAA, encoded by the coding sequence GTGAACGTTGTTCTCAAGCTCAGCAAGCTCTGCAATCTACGTTGCACCTACTGCTACGAGTATGAGCATCTGGCCAACCCGGCACGCATGCCGATCACCGGGTTGGCACATTTTTTTCGCTCCCTGGCCGAGTGGCTGGACACGCAAGAACAGCGTGTCCGGATTGAAGTCGCGCTGCATGGGGGCGAGCCACTGCTGTTGCCCGTCGACTATCTCACCCAGGTGATGACCAGCCAGGCGCCACTGCGGAATGCCGGACACCCGGTCCGCAATACGGTCCAGTCGAACCTGTACCGTATGCGACGGGAGACACTCCGCTTTTTGGAAACGTTCGACGTCGGGCTCGGCGTCTCTATCGACGTGCATGGACAGGCGCGGGTGGATGCCAGTGGACGCTGCGCCGAAGCCGTGGTCGATCGTCATCTACGTGACCTGCTGGATAGCGGGCTGGCCGATCGTATCGATCTCGGCGGCATCAGCGTGCTGCATGCCGGCAATGTTGATCAGGCGGTGGCGACGTACCAGTACTTTGCGGAACTGGGCCTGAATTACCGGATTTTGCCAATCTTCTCGATGCAGACGCCGGAGCCGCGGATGCGTTCGTTAATGCTTCCGCCTGCCCGCATTGTTGAGGCCTTTCGGGCGGTTTTACAGGCCAGGCTGGCGGATGGCGCAGGCGGCATTCGCATCGAACCGCTTGAGGAATACTTGCAGACAGCTGGGCTTCGTCAGCAGGGCGAGCGGCGGCCGCCTGTTAGCGACAAGCTGCCCTGGTCGCTCATCGTCGATACGCAAGGGGACGCCTACCTGCATGCCGATGCGTACAGCCCGGGTGCCCGGCTGGGAAATGTCTTCTCGGATGCCTTCTCCGACATCATGGGTTCCAGCGCCTATGCCCAGGCGCTGCGACAGCAGCATCAGCGGACCAGGCTATGCGAACCCTGCCCATGGGGGGCGCAGTGCACACGGTTGCCGATGGCACAGGCATTGTTCAGCGAACGGACGCTGGGTGCCGACGGGCAGGGTCGATGCGCCGTGGCTCGACCCTTCCTGCAAACCCTGGACGATTGGCTTGGGCAGGCGGCCTGA